Proteins found in one Sporosarcina jeotgali genomic segment:
- a CDS encoding alanyl-tRNA editing protein, with product MLQDRLYYQDPYRTSFTTTVTQHSVDEFGRPFAVLENTAFYPTGGGQPHDTGHIADIAVVDVEEVDGEIRHYLENPLTAGGTISAEIDWSRRFDHMQQHTGQHILTAAFVELFNYPTVSFHLGRELVTIDLATEHVSNDELRAAESLANAIILENRLIEQKWVTQDELSAYSLRKQVSVDEEIRLVIIPNFDTNGCGGTHPSSTGQIGSLKIISTEKQKKNTRIHFVCGNRVLRQLGVVHDELTNVARLLSAPLGQAADATQKLLDAQHSLEKQLEAVNEQLLDVEASALAGRKTTVIRRVYSGRSMQELQKLARKTLALREQAIVILVSEDGEKLQFVASRTNSLTPDMRTISAIALPAIEGKGGGSASTVQGGGTRTMPAEDLAELLERSIPVHA from the coding sequence ATGTTACAAGATCGTCTATATTATCAAGATCCCTATCGCACCAGCTTCACGACCACAGTAACACAACATTCGGTTGATGAATTTGGACGACCGTTTGCGGTACTGGAAAACACTGCGTTTTATCCAACTGGCGGCGGGCAGCCTCATGACACCGGTCATATTGCAGACATTGCGGTTGTGGACGTGGAAGAAGTCGATGGAGAAATTCGACACTATCTAGAAAACCCTCTCACCGCGGGCGGAACTATTTCAGCGGAAATTGACTGGTCGCGAAGATTCGATCATATGCAGCAACATACAGGACAGCATATCCTCACAGCTGCTTTCGTTGAGCTTTTCAACTACCCCACTGTAAGTTTTCATCTTGGCCGGGAACTGGTGACGATTGACCTTGCGACTGAACATGTTTCCAATGATGAACTCCGTGCAGCGGAATCACTTGCTAATGCGATCATCCTTGAAAATCGATTGATTGAGCAGAAATGGGTAACGCAAGATGAGTTGTCCGCCTATTCACTTCGTAAACAAGTCAGTGTCGATGAAGAAATTCGCCTTGTAATCATTCCGAACTTCGATACAAATGGCTGCGGGGGCACACACCCTAGTTCCACTGGACAAATTGGATCGTTAAAAATTATTTCAACTGAAAAGCAGAAAAAGAATACACGCATTCACTTTGTATGCGGTAATCGTGTTCTCCGTCAGCTGGGCGTGGTTCATGACGAACTTACGAACGTTGCACGGCTGCTGAGCGCGCCTCTAGGACAAGCAGCTGACGCCACACAAAAACTATTAGATGCACAGCATAGCTTAGAAAAGCAGTTAGAAGCTGTAAATGAACAACTGCTGGATGTTGAAGCTTCTGCTCTTGCTGGAAGAAAAACTACCGTCATTCGTCGAGTCTATTCAGGCCGCTCCATGCAAGAGCTGCAAAAGCTTGCCCGTAAAACTCTTGCGCTTCGTGAGCAGGCAATTGTTATACTCGTTTCGGAAGATGGCGAGAAGTTGCAATTCGTGGCATCGCGTACAAATTCGCTTACGCCAGATATGCGAACAATTTCAGCAATTGCACTGCCTGCAATTGAAGGTAAAGGCGGTGGATCCGCGTCAACAGTACAAGGCGGCGGTACACGGACAATGCCTGCTGAAGATCTGGCAGAATTACTGGAGCGTTCTATTCCCGTTCATGCATAA
- a CDS encoding DMT family transporter, translating into MKFWFYPLLVIIASSSYGILSSIVKLAIKDGYTASQAVTSQYTIGFLIAILLFVIIQHKRPRFGGGWTLILAGFFTALTGIVYGKTVEYMPASLAVVMLFQFTWIGMLFDCIARRRYPKRVEVISLIFLFSGTIFAAGILNVDLSGIPWQGWAFGLASATSFASFVMANQKAVEGMDTTTRLLFTSFFAAIVIMCFQSPEIVWTGQLFTSSLLLYGLVLGLFGIIIPIYLFSIAVPKVGTAMTSILSAMELPVAMTASVVLVGEHITFIQIIGIFIILIGMTLPSLAQRRVKRALNKTSGLL; encoded by the coding sequence ATGAAATTCTGGTTTTATCCGTTGCTCGTAATCATTGCTTCCAGCAGTTACGGAATTCTTTCATCAATTGTTAAATTAGCAATTAAAGATGGGTACACGGCTTCTCAAGCTGTTACCAGCCAATATACGATCGGTTTTCTAATCGCTATTTTACTGTTCGTTATCATTCAGCACAAACGCCCTCGCTTTGGTGGAGGCTGGACACTTATACTTGCGGGATTTTTCACCGCTTTAACAGGTATTGTTTACGGAAAAACCGTTGAATATATGCCTGCTTCACTAGCTGTTGTTATGCTCTTTCAATTCACATGGATCGGGATGCTGTTTGACTGTATTGCACGGCGTCGTTACCCAAAAAGGGTTGAAGTCATCTCACTCATTTTCTTATTTTCAGGAACGATTTTCGCAGCAGGAATCTTAAATGTAGATTTAAGCGGCATCCCGTGGCAAGGTTGGGCATTCGGATTAGCTTCTGCAACAAGCTTCGCTTCTTTTGTGATGGCAAATCAGAAAGCTGTCGAAGGGATGGACACTACTACCCGCTTGCTGTTCACTTCGTTTTTTGCAGCGATTGTCATTATGTGTTTCCAATCCCCTGAAATTGTTTGGACGGGACAATTATTCACGTCAAGTCTCTTACTATACGGGCTGGTTCTCGGCCTATTCGGGATCATTATTCCTATTTATCTCTTTTCGATCGCCGTTCCAAAAGTCGGGACGGCTATGACCTCTATTCTTAGCGCCATGGAGCTCCCGGTTGCTATGACTGCTTCCGTTGTATTGGTCGGAGAACATATAACGTTTATCCAAATCATCGGGATCTTCATCATACTAATCGGGATGACATTACCTTCGCTTGCACAACGGCGAGTTAAACGAGCCCTGAACAAAACGTCTGGACTGCTTTAA
- a CDS encoding c-type cytochrome: MRKTSTLVLTVLVAVFALTIVLMSFQLKTNKAAENDGVADVTETESGSAAGGEIQHNPPSMDDVPDDELGDAIKRGYDLVNDTSTILRGEAPTAEDGEKLVNELSCTSCHAGAGLDSEVSSLVGMSAVYPMYIGRSGKIVSLEDRINGCMVRSMNGTKFESNDPDLKAMVAYMTYISEGIPVGAELPWRHQSSVDDMPIPSVADGEKVYQQSCATCHAGDGSGTGSNTGPALWGDGSFNDGAGIARLTKMAGYVHNNMPVGNPGSLSDQEVADVSAFILSQDRPEFGNHEGDWPNGGRPSDSMTKERRDEIKAGTIDWEAVIGKKE, from the coding sequence ATGAGAAAAACCTCTACTTTAGTACTAACTGTGTTGGTGGCTGTTTTTGCACTTACAATTGTCCTTATGTCTTTCCAATTAAAAACGAACAAAGCAGCTGAAAATGATGGTGTAGCAGATGTAACTGAAACTGAATCCGGCAGCGCTGCAGGTGGGGAAATACAACACAATCCGCCCTCAATGGATGATGTGCCAGACGATGAGCTAGGTGATGCTATTAAGCGGGGATACGACCTTGTAAACGATACATCAACGATTTTACGGGGAGAAGCTCCCACTGCAGAAGACGGTGAGAAACTGGTAAACGAACTGTCTTGTACGAGTTGTCACGCAGGTGCTGGCTTGGACAGTGAAGTTTCTTCGCTAGTAGGAATGTCAGCGGTGTATCCGATGTATATCGGACGTTCCGGTAAAATTGTATCATTAGAGGATCGCATCAATGGATGTATGGTTCGAAGCATGAATGGAACCAAGTTTGAAAGTAATGATCCAGACTTAAAAGCAATGGTCGCATATATGACGTATATTTCTGAAGGAATTCCAGTAGGTGCGGAGTTGCCTTGGCGTCATCAGAGTAGTGTAGACGACATGCCGATTCCAAGTGTGGCAGATGGAGAAAAAGTTTATCAGCAATCTTGTGCAACATGTCACGCGGGTGATGGAAGCGGAACTGGTTCAAACACTGGTCCAGCATTATGGGGAGATGGTTCCTTTAATGATGGTGCAGGGATTGCACGTCTGACAAAAATGGCAGGTTATGTGCACAACAACATGCCGGTCGGTAATCCGGGAAGTTTGTCAGACCAGGAAGTTGCTGACGTTTCAGCGTTCATTCTATCCCAAGACCGTCCTGAGTTTGGAAATCACGAAGGAGATTGGCCGAATGGCGGACGTCCTAGCGACTCGATGACAAAAGAACGCCGCGATGAGATCAAAGCAGGCACAATCGACTGGGAAGCAGTCATTGGCAAAAAAGAATAA